The Nitrospira sp. genome window below encodes:
- a CDS encoding DUF547 domain-containing protein — protein MKGFIKCGIVSLAVILAGCSTVPTSFTPLNPIPSEEFSHKVFHDVVQAHVTDGLVDYPGIQSDARLPTYLQQLDRVDPNALKTKNARLAYWINAYNAFAIKGILDTYSPTSYWGRYRYFIGRDYRVGGETINLYDLERTVLIAQFHEPRIHFAIVCASLSCPKLQAWAYEPNQLEFQLDRVAREFINDPTRNHFDRAKKVASLSMIFKWFEKDFTKAAGSVQVYIARYINDPELVQDLMQSDYRIEYLDYDWSLNGTPPKEMRDAGRS, from the coding sequence GTGAAGGGCTTCATCAAATGCGGCATCGTGAGCCTCGCGGTTATCCTCGCGGGGTGCTCCACCGTTCCGACCTCCTTCACTCCTCTCAATCCGATTCCATCAGAAGAGTTCTCACATAAGGTGTTTCATGATGTGGTACAGGCCCATGTTACAGACGGCCTCGTCGATTATCCTGGCATCCAGTCTGATGCACGGCTACCGACGTATCTCCAGCAACTCGACCGAGTAGACCCAAATGCCCTCAAGACAAAGAATGCACGCCTAGCCTACTGGATCAATGCCTACAACGCCTTTGCGATCAAGGGCATTCTCGATACATACTCACCCACGAGCTATTGGGGACGGTATCGCTATTTTATCGGCCGAGACTATCGTGTCGGTGGAGAAACCATCAATCTCTATGATCTGGAACGAACGGTGTTAATTGCGCAGTTCCATGAGCCGCGGATCCATTTTGCCATCGTCTGCGCCTCGCTGTCCTGTCCGAAACTTCAAGCCTGGGCCTACGAGCCGAATCAGCTTGAATTCCAGCTGGACCGCGTGGCTCGGGAGTTTATCAACGACCCGACTCGGAATCATTTTGATCGTGCGAAGAAAGTGGCGTCACTCTCGATGATCTTCAAATGGTTTGAGAAAGACTTTACGAAAGCCGCCGGATCTGTTCAGGTCTACATCGCGCGGTACATAAACGATCCTGAACTGGTCCAGGACCTGATGCAATCGGACTATCGTATCGAGTATCTCGACTACGACTGGAGCTTAAACGGGACACCACCAAAGGAGATGCGCGATGCTGGCCGGTCCTGA
- a CDS encoding TIGR04283 family arsenosugar biosynthesis glycosyltransferase, whose product MGTGCPDIFAGLVFGMISVIMPAYNEEKVLPGTLQALFAQPGEFETILVDGGSTDRTRTIAESFGFADRTGDDGWSSLVPHRSLDSPRYRLHASHIVLTAPKGRASQMNAGAKQARGEWLLFLHADTVLPDGALQRLNDMERDQTVQAGGFMHRFSGDDWRLKFISFLDNFRCTRSRIIYGDQALFVRRTLFEQLGGFPKQPILEDVAFCERVIQVTNPLLLSPPVVTDARKFVKMGIWRSFVRVLLIILHVEYRLPVLPRMFFQDVR is encoded by the coding sequence TTGGGCACAGGATGTCCGGACATTTTTGCCGGACTGGTGTTCGGCATGATCAGCGTCATCATGCCTGCCTATAACGAAGAGAAGGTTTTGCCTGGCACACTCCAGGCGTTGTTCGCACAGCCAGGAGAATTTGAGACGATCCTTGTCGACGGCGGCAGCACCGACCGGACCCGCACGATCGCCGAATCGTTTGGGTTTGCTGATCGAACCGGCGATGACGGCTGGTCATCGCTCGTCCCTCATCGTTCCCTAGACTCTCCCCGATATAGGCTCCACGCGTCACATATTGTGCTGACGGCGCCCAAGGGTCGCGCCTCCCAGATGAATGCCGGGGCCAAGCAGGCGAGGGGAGAGTGGTTACTTTTTCTCCATGCCGATACGGTCCTACCGGATGGTGCACTCCAACGGCTCAATGACATGGAGCGAGATCAGACGGTTCAAGCTGGCGGTTTCATGCACCGATTTTCAGGAGACGACTGGCGGCTCAAGTTCATTTCCTTCTTAGACAATTTCCGGTGCACCCGCAGCCGGATCATTTACGGAGACCAGGCCCTCTTCGTCCGACGAACTTTATTTGAACAGCTCGGCGGGTTTCCCAAACAGCCGATCCTGGAAGACGTTGCCTTCTGTGAGCGTGTGATTCAAGTCACCAACCCGCTCTTGCTCTCTCCACCGGTCGTCACCGATGCTCGGAAGTTCGTGAAGATGGGGATTTGGCGTAGCTTTGTCCGAGTCTTGTTAATTATTCTCCATGTCGAATATCGCCTGCCGGTCCTGCCTCGCATGTTTTTCCAGGATGTGCGCTGA
- a CDS encoding transporter, translated as MQKWMVVVVTMFGMVACAMDRVYATDPYDKRPQPTAERNWQIGITPSYSSGNFGTTTTNEFVYVPFSIRRYFRDGDVSLVIPFVSVTSNGTATLVGGQPIQTLPGRCLKKGGTEIDTDKPECLALLNAGQGVAGQAAQKVTNSGLGDIILRGRYYLVEERDYVPLIAITGRLKIPTASEGKGLGTGALDHGYGIEISKLIGEKWLAFLDGGYNFIGNPDGVELQNQYWYDVGAGYYFTKNLLASVYFEEYRALVPGLVNIRDFFFAMNYKASAAWRFNGGVAVGVSNGAPDYVVSIGTSYRF; from the coding sequence ATGCAGAAGTGGATGGTGGTCGTGGTGACAATGTTCGGAATGGTTGCCTGTGCGATGGACCGGGTATACGCAACAGATCCGTACGACAAGAGACCCCAACCTACAGCTGAACGAAACTGGCAGATTGGGATTACCCCCAGTTACAGCAGCGGAAACTTTGGCACCACGACCACCAATGAATTTGTGTACGTCCCGTTTTCAATACGGCGCTACTTTCGAGACGGCGATGTGTCGTTGGTGATTCCGTTTGTGTCGGTGACCAGTAACGGCACAGCGACGTTGGTTGGTGGTCAGCCGATTCAGACGTTGCCTGGACGGTGCCTCAAGAAGGGCGGGACAGAAATCGATACGGACAAGCCGGAGTGTCTTGCCTTGCTTAATGCCGGCCAGGGTGTTGCCGGGCAGGCGGCACAAAAGGTGACCAATTCAGGCCTCGGTGATATCATCCTCAGGGGACGCTACTACCTCGTGGAAGAACGGGACTATGTCCCACTGATTGCCATCACCGGGCGTTTAAAGATCCCCACCGCCAGTGAAGGAAAGGGCTTGGGAACCGGTGCCCTTGACCATGGATACGGGATCGAAATATCCAAGCTTATCGGGGAGAAGTGGTTGGCTTTCCTCGACGGCGGGTACAATTTCATTGGGAATCCCGATGGCGTGGAGTTACAGAACCAGTATTGGTATGACGTCGGCGCCGGTTACTACTTCACCAAGAATCTCCTGGCGAGCGTCTATTTTGAGGAGTATCGGGCATTAGTACCGGGTCTCGTGAATATTCGAGATTTCTTTTTCGCGATGAATTACAAAGCGTCCGCTGCCTGGAGATTCAACGGCGGTGTGGCGGTTGGTGTCTCCAACGGCGCGCCCGACTATGTGGTCTCAATCGGGACCAGTTACCGATTTTAA
- a CDS encoding sigma-70 family RNA polymerase sigma factor, translating into MPPDLKVGPDDAQLVARSLKQDHEAFGQLIERHASTIVSLAYRMVGNRAEAEDLAQEAFLTAFKALATFRADSKFSTWLYRIGVNKCKDWLRAKRPGKGPADLDVDEALDSHVAEMRTPERLLSQQQVANQLEEAIARLPPLYREAFVLKHVEGLSYEEMEEMLGVNSDTLKMRVYKGRLQLSRDLVALRPTGQDT; encoded by the coding sequence ATGCCGCCGGATCTGAAGGTAGGACCCGATGATGCACAACTGGTTGCCCGTAGCCTCAAGCAAGATCATGAGGCCTTCGGACAACTCATTGAGCGACATGCGTCTACGATTGTGAGTCTGGCTTATCGGATGGTGGGGAATCGTGCGGAAGCTGAAGACCTGGCTCAGGAAGCATTTCTCACGGCCTTCAAGGCGCTCGCGACATTTCGTGCCGATTCCAAGTTCTCGACCTGGCTCTACCGGATCGGAGTCAATAAGTGTAAGGACTGGCTGCGAGCCAAGCGTCCAGGAAAGGGACCGGCCGACCTCGATGTGGATGAGGCGTTGGACAGCCATGTCGCCGAGATGCGGACGCCGGAGCGACTGCTGTCGCAACAGCAGGTGGCGAACCAGTTGGAAGAAGCGATAGCACGCTTGCCACCGCTCTATCGCGAGGCCTTCGTTCTGAAGCATGTCGAAGGACTCAGTTATGAGGAGATGGAAGAGATGCTCGGTGTGAACAGCGACACACTCAAAATGCGGGTGTATAAGGGGCGGCTCCAGCTCAGCCGTGACCTGGTGGCCTTACGCCCCACAGGACAGGATACATAA
- a CDS encoding isoamylase early set domain-containing protein has product MSLFLVLIGTWGCATTLRPERPRTTAQGVQFTVSAPGAKAVCLVGSFNGWVKHTTPMTIVDGAIWSVVVPLKEGEYPFMYVIDQGQWITPPHADDFVTDGFGQTNGIVVVR; this is encoded by the coding sequence TTGAGCCTCTTTCTCGTATTGATCGGGACTTGGGGTTGCGCCACGACCTTGAGGCCCGAACGGCCGAGAACCACAGCTCAAGGAGTCCAATTTACCGTATCGGCACCAGGGGCCAAGGCTGTCTGTCTCGTCGGTTCCTTCAATGGGTGGGTCAAACATACCACACCGATGACCATCGTAGATGGGGCGATCTGGTCAGTGGTCGTGCCCTTGAAGGAAGGGGAGTATCCCTTCATGTATGTCATTGACCAAGGCCAGTGGATCACACCACCCCATGCCGATGATTTTGTGACGGATGGATTCGGACAAACAAACGGAATAGTGGTGGTACGGTAA
- a CDS encoding alginate export family protein gives MTCEATIRLMLMTSACTLLLTTAPYAAEESSDRAMQSSAASSSGPSVHNGPILPTYSQTNGLPPGQAVEPFDQTAPPRATIPIGPNLTFGGYVSLEGESNRNYSLSSDLGKADSILAPILSPAFAYTPNQYLQFYANPVLEVPISVEEIEDTSQPTELKMNLAFLTLRNVVPGARLQVGRQRFIDSRRWLFNDNMDAIRLGYQYDNFSVELSVSQLNVVQRNLLRTEEGDDEETFVNYYLYADYKFGKKNHIGLFALYQDQQRLGSAQPIYVGLQTSGRLLKDLKYWLQAAVVRGSDGGERIRGEAIDVGLTQAFDGSWEPSVTIGYAYGTGDGNPDDNVDGSFRQTGFQGNSDKFSGVARFKYYGEVLDPRLSNLMVFTGGVGIKPFSKTSFDLIYHYYLQDHASTRVRGSDLSIDPTGLSKDIGHEIDFVAGYQGIPHLQTKFVLGYFSPGDAFPDTSRSGAFLASILLRYSFY, from the coding sequence ATGACCTGCGAGGCGACAATTCGACTCATGCTCATGACGTCAGCTTGTACGTTATTGCTGACCACCGCTCCGTATGCGGCAGAGGAATCTTCAGATAGGGCGATGCAATCCTCAGCAGCGTCATCAAGCGGGCCTTCAGTACACAATGGTCCGATTCTTCCGACGTACAGTCAGACCAATGGTCTGCCCCCTGGTCAGGCCGTTGAGCCATTTGATCAGACCGCACCCCCAAGGGCGACCATCCCGATCGGCCCCAATTTGACGTTCGGTGGGTACGTCTCGTTAGAGGGAGAAAGCAATCGTAACTATAGCCTCTCCTCAGACCTGGGCAAGGCCGACAGCATTCTGGCACCGATTCTCTCCCCTGCATTTGCCTATACTCCAAACCAATACCTACAGTTCTATGCCAATCCTGTTCTAGAGGTACCGATTTCAGTGGAGGAAATCGAGGATACGTCTCAGCCGACGGAACTCAAGATGAACCTGGCCTTCCTTACGCTGCGGAACGTCGTGCCCGGCGCCAGGCTGCAGGTCGGAAGACAGCGGTTCATCGACTCCAGGCGATGGCTGTTCAACGACAATATGGACGCCATCAGGCTCGGATACCAGTACGATAACTTCTCCGTTGAGCTTTCGGTCAGCCAATTGAACGTGGTTCAGCGGAATCTCTTACGGACGGAAGAAGGGGACGACGAAGAAACGTTCGTCAATTATTACCTGTACGCCGACTACAAATTCGGCAAGAAAAATCATATCGGGCTGTTTGCTCTTTATCAGGATCAACAGCGCCTTGGTTCGGCACAACCGATCTATGTCGGCCTCCAAACAAGCGGACGACTCTTGAAAGACTTGAAATATTGGCTTCAGGCAGCGGTGGTCCGTGGCTCAGATGGAGGCGAGCGGATTCGAGGTGAGGCAATCGATGTGGGACTGACACAAGCTTTTGATGGGTCCTGGGAACCATCCGTCACGATCGGGTATGCGTATGGTACCGGAGACGGGAATCCTGACGACAATGTCGATGGATCGTTTCGACAGACCGGTTTTCAAGGGAACTCCGACAAATTCAGTGGGGTCGCTCGTTTCAAATATTACGGCGAAGTGCTGGATCCGAGGCTGAGTAATCTCATGGTCTTTACCGGTGGCGTCGGTATCAAGCCGTTTTCAAAGACCTCGTTTGACTTGATCTATCACTATTACTTGCAGGACCACGCGTCGACACGTGTCCGTGGCTCCGATCTTTCGATCGATCCGACCGGCCTCAGTAAAGACATCGGCCACGAAATCGATTTCGTGGCAGGCTATCAGGGGATACCGCATTTACAGACGAAGTTTGTGCTCGGGTATTTTTCCCCTGGCGATGCATTTCCTGACACGTCTCGTAGCGGAGCGTTTCTCGCCAGCATCCTCTTACGGTACAGCTTCTACTAA
- a CDS encoding ABC transporter ATP-binding protein, translating into MMQNETYLRGRARFRTIIASHLRSAKRHLALAGGCLFGVTLMQLVVPWPLKLILDYILLQKPTPPSLAFLSALYDTWPLTVLGGLAASIAVIAIMSGALSYAQSFVTSKIGHHLVFTIRQHLFAHVQGLSLSFHSQTRSGELLTKLAGDTQTLKNAFTDIPLAVSGHVFTFMGMFTVMFVVNWELSLIILATMPILISGLFILNRKILATTREQREQESRIASQLSESLSSISVVQTFGRERFEQDRFKQESTKHLHTGLQTARTTAAVTRVVSIIGAISTAITVFFGAWQVLKARMTPGDLLIFVSYMKNLYSPIKDLSKLSAQFSKATVSADRIADLLGVEPDIEDRPDAVKATQLRGEIRFEHVSFGYLKGCPVLADLCFRILPGQRVAIVGPSGSGKSTLVNLLLRLYQPSSGSIMLDGRDLAEYQRESLRREIGVVLQDTLLCRAGIADNISYGAEHATLEQIIDAAREANAHDFISRLPHGYETVIGERGSTLSGGQRQRICLARALVKQPSILVLDEPTASLDQGSATYVREAITRIQADRTTIVITHQFVGMELFDHILVLDQGELVEQGTHRQLLERQGLYAGLYTQQSDNLLGLQSKNLT; encoded by the coding sequence ATGATGCAGAACGAGACCTACTTACGAGGGCGAGCACGATTTCGAACGATCATCGCCTCGCATCTACGTTCAGCCAAGAGACACCTGGCTTTGGCCGGAGGCTGTCTGTTCGGTGTGACCCTTATGCAACTGGTGGTGCCATGGCCGCTCAAACTCATTCTTGACTATATCTTGCTGCAGAAGCCGACTCCCCCGTCACTCGCTTTCCTCAGTGCTCTATATGACACCTGGCCATTGACCGTGTTGGGCGGCCTTGCCGCATCGATTGCCGTGATTGCGATCATGAGCGGGGCCCTCTCCTACGCTCAATCGTTCGTGACGAGCAAAATCGGCCACCACTTGGTGTTTACGATCCGGCAGCATCTTTTCGCCCATGTTCAAGGGCTTTCGCTGTCGTTCCATTCACAAACTCGGTCCGGGGAACTCTTGACGAAATTGGCAGGCGATACGCAGACCTTGAAGAATGCCTTCACCGATATTCCGTTGGCCGTCTCCGGCCATGTTTTCACGTTCATGGGTATGTTTACGGTCATGTTCGTCGTCAACTGGGAGCTCAGTCTCATCATTCTCGCCACCATGCCGATCCTTATCAGCGGTCTCTTTATCCTGAATCGGAAAATCTTGGCCACGACGCGTGAGCAGCGAGAGCAGGAGAGTCGCATCGCCTCACAGCTCAGCGAATCCCTCTCCTCCATCTCCGTCGTCCAAACGTTCGGCCGAGAGCGGTTTGAACAAGATCGCTTCAAGCAGGAAAGCACAAAACACTTACATACGGGGCTTCAAACAGCCAGGACCACTGCTGCGGTGACACGAGTCGTCTCGATCATCGGTGCGATCAGTACGGCCATCACCGTGTTCTTCGGAGCCTGGCAGGTGCTCAAAGCCCGTATGACACCGGGCGACCTGCTCATCTTTGTCAGCTATATGAAGAACCTCTATAGCCCTATCAAGGACCTGTCGAAGCTGTCGGCTCAATTTTCTAAAGCGACGGTGAGCGCCGATCGTATTGCCGATTTACTGGGTGTCGAACCGGACATTGAAGACCGCCCTGATGCCGTCAAGGCAACACAGCTCCGAGGCGAGATCCGATTTGAACACGTCTCGTTTGGATATCTCAAAGGCTGTCCGGTCCTCGCGGATTTGTGTTTCCGGATATTGCCGGGCCAGCGGGTCGCCATAGTCGGCCCTTCCGGATCCGGAAAGTCCACATTGGTCAACTTGTTGCTCAGACTCTATCAGCCTTCAAGTGGGTCGATCATGCTTGATGGGCGAGATCTTGCAGAGTACCAACGTGAATCACTTCGCCGTGAAATTGGTGTGGTGTTGCAAGATACCCTGTTGTGTCGAGCCGGTATTGCGGACAACATTTCGTACGGGGCGGAACATGCTACCCTCGAACAGATTATCGACGCGGCTCGGGAGGCCAATGCACATGATTTTATATCCAGGCTGCCGCACGGGTACGAGACCGTGATCGGAGAACGTGGTAGCACGTTGTCCGGCGGACAGCGGCAACGGATCTGCCTTGCGCGGGCACTTGTAAAACAACCGTCTATTTTAGTCTTGGACGAACCAACGGCCTCCCTCGACCAGGGATCGGCCACCTATGTTCGAGAAGCCATCACCCGCATCCAAGCAGACCGAACGACCATTGTCATCACCCATCAATTTGTCGGAATGGAGCTATTCGACCACATCCTTGTCCTAGACCAAGGTGAATTGGTCGAACAGGGTACGCATCGACAGTTGCTGGAACGCCAGGGGCTCTATGCCGGCCTCTATACGCAACAATCCGATAATCTGCTCGGCCTTCAATCGAAGAACCTGACGTAA
- a CDS encoding glycosyl transferase codes for MNDELPDKTAVTEKPRVLIYCQHVLGMGHLIRSMAIARSLKNCTVVFVNGGESISDIDIPSWVTIVNLPPITSDSEFQGLNIHSEDTTLEQVQRARKNMLLELVGHFRPDVVIIELFPFGRKRFAFELLPLLAHIRLSTSSTQVVCSLRDILVTKPDQVRHEDWVVSLMNRYFDLLLIHSDPTFQTLDETFSRCRDLRCEVQYTGFVTQDSDVSADVQALDGQLASDGGPSILASIGGGRVGYELLDSSIRASVLLIRSVPHRMLLFTGPYMPEHQYAQLRHLAAQYSHIDVRRFTSSFESLMHQAALSISMAGYNTCMNLLNTGARALVWPFTGHKNDEQTIRARKLEQLGLLTVLQPTDLSPEHLAEKIAVSLDGSSVHTGHSINTNGGRETALVIERLASQAHGRALNERAASTSALIHQPAPWLTELKHFLDAKETEGRDLHLFLRDDDVDDDDDSLKHLLDLALARSVPMNLEIIPGRLTPTCTAILKNALRADHALLSLDQHGWMHSNHEVKGRKCEFGSSRSFT; via the coding sequence ATGAACGATGAATTACCCGATAAGACAGCGGTGACAGAGAAACCTCGAGTCCTTATCTATTGTCAGCATGTCCTGGGGATGGGCCATCTCATCCGAAGCATGGCCATCGCCCGATCATTGAAGAACTGCACCGTCGTCTTTGTGAATGGAGGTGAATCCATCTCCGACATAGACATTCCGTCGTGGGTTACGATCGTCAATCTACCACCGATCACGTCCGACAGTGAATTCCAAGGGTTGAACATTCATAGCGAAGACACCACCCTTGAACAGGTTCAGCGAGCCAGAAAGAACATGCTGCTCGAGCTTGTTGGCCATTTTCGTCCCGACGTTGTCATCATTGAGCTCTTCCCCTTTGGGAGAAAGCGATTTGCCTTCGAGTTGCTGCCCCTATTGGCGCATATCCGTCTCTCCACTTCTTCGACACAAGTCGTCTGCAGCCTGCGGGATATTCTAGTCACCAAACCGGATCAGGTTCGCCACGAGGATTGGGTGGTCAGCCTCATGAACCGATACTTCGACCTGTTGCTGATCCATTCGGATCCGACGTTCCAGACCTTGGACGAAACATTTTCACGCTGCCGGGATCTCCGGTGCGAGGTTCAGTACACCGGCTTCGTGACGCAGGACTCCGATGTGTCGGCGGATGTTCAGGCATTGGACGGCCAACTAGCTTCCGATGGCGGGCCGTCGATTCTTGCCAGCATCGGGGGAGGACGCGTGGGATACGAGCTACTCGACAGTAGTATTCGTGCCTCCGTTCTGCTGATTCGGAGCGTCCCTCATCGGATGCTACTGTTCACGGGTCCTTATATGCCCGAGCACCAGTATGCTCAACTCCGCCATCTTGCGGCTCAGTACTCACATATCGATGTCCGGCGTTTTACCTCGTCCTTCGAATCACTGATGCATCAGGCCGCTCTCTCCATCTCAATGGCCGGCTACAACACCTGTATGAATCTCTTGAATACCGGTGCACGCGCACTGGTGTGGCCTTTTACCGGCCACAAGAATGATGAGCAAACCATTCGCGCCCGAAAGCTGGAACAATTGGGGCTCCTCACTGTATTGCAACCCACTGATCTCAGCCCAGAGCATTTGGCAGAGAAGATCGCGGTATCCTTGGATGGCTCTTCGGTTCACACTGGTCATTCCATCAATACTAATGGTGGACGAGAGACCGCCCTGGTGATTGAACGACTCGCATCACAGGCACACGGTCGAGCTCTCAACGAGCGAGCGGCCTCGACCTCAGCACTCATCCATCAACCTGCCCCATGGCTCACCGAGCTCAAGCACTTTCTTGATGCAAAAGAGACCGAAGGCCGGGACCTCCACCTTTTTCTCCGTGATGATGATGTCGATGACGATGACGACTCGCTCAAGCATCTGCTCGACCTTGCACTGGCCCGAAGTGTGCCGATGAATTTGGAAATTATCCCGGGTCGTCTCACGCCAACCTGCACGGCGATCCTTAAAAATGCCCTTCGAGCCGATCACGCTCTCTTGAGCCTCGACCAACATGGCTGGATGCACAGCAATCACGAGGTCAAGGGACGAAAATGCGAATTCGGCTCTTCCCGCTCGTTCACCTAG